One part of the Marichromatium purpuratum 984 genome encodes these proteins:
- a CDS encoding transketolase, whose product MESIPARPGAATAPGDIRRVATAIRRRVLEHTLENNGGYLSQACSSAEILATLYLGVMRLGPSTAPPIPRPFAGVPGADNPHAFTGADYNGAPAPELDRFIFSPVHYALVLYSLLIELGRLGPDALDAFNRDGSTVELIGAEHSPGHEVTAGSLGQALSQAGGIALARRLRGERGRVWVFMSDGEFQEGQTWEAFAALAHHRLGNIGIYVDANAQQCDGPMDTVMTTEPLAARLRAFGAEVREVDGHDPVALAAAGEGVGEDGLPRVVIARTDPCRGIDRLRERWPKLHYVRFKNEAEFNLYRGLLAGLSEGDA is encoded by the coding sequence ATGGAATCCATCCCAGCGCGCCCCGGTGCCGCGACCGCGCCGGGCGACATCCGTCGTGTCGCCACCGCGATCCGGCGCCGGGTGCTCGAACACACCCTCGAGAACAACGGCGGTTACCTCAGCCAAGCCTGTTCCTCGGCCGAGATCCTCGCCACCCTCTATCTCGGGGTGATGCGACTCGGGCCGAGCACGGCCCCGCCGATCCCGCGCCCCTTCGCCGGGGTACCCGGCGCGGACAACCCGCACGCCTTCACCGGTGCCGACTACAACGGTGCGCCCGCGCCCGAACTCGATCGCTTCATCTTCTCCCCGGTGCACTATGCGCTGGTGCTCTACTCGCTGCTGATCGAACTCGGTCGGTTGGGGCCGGATGCGCTCGATGCGTTCAACCGCGACGGCAGCACCGTCGAGCTGATCGGCGCCGAGCACTCGCCGGGCCACGAGGTCACCGCCGGGTCGCTGGGTCAGGCGCTGAGCCAGGCCGGTGGGATCGCGCTGGCGCGTCGGCTGCGCGGTGAGCGCGGGCGGGTGTGGGTGTTCATGTCCGACGGCGAGTTCCAGGAGGGACAGACCTGGGAGGCCTTCGCCGCCCTGGCGCATCACCGGCTTGGCAACATCGGCATCTATGTCGACGCCAACGCCCAGCAGTGCGACGGCCCGATGGACACGGTGATGACCACCGAGCCGCTGGCCGCGCGGCTGCGCGCCTTCGGCGCCGAGGTGCGCGAGGTCGACGGTCACGACCCCGTGGCGCTGGCCGCGGCCGGGGAGGGGGTCGGGGAGGACGGCCTCCCGCGGGTGGTGATCGCCCGCACCGACCCCTGTCGCGGCATCGACCGGTTGCGCGAGCGCTGGCCCAAGCTCCACTACGTGCGTTTCAAGAACGAGGCGGAGTTCAATCTGTATCGCGGCCTGCTCGCGGGCCTGTCGGAGGGGGATGCCTGA
- a CDS encoding DMT family transporter: MHHRLTDWLLLLALTALWGSAFALTGIGIEALPVQLVVAARLLIACALLLPTALLFARRPAHSARLWGAYVLIALFGNALPYSLVTWGQQTIASAQAGILMATMPLATLGMAHYLVPGERMTRHRAGGFLVGFCGVAVLIGPAAWGDVDPARLPAMGVILLGVCCYAVAAILARLRPPSDALYSAAATTTLATLMLLPTLLALPATPTARAPEGRHLLALLALGGGSTALAAILYMQLVKRAGAAFVSQLNYLIPLWALGVGVGLLGEPLASRHLLALALILGGMALARRERGAGADQIGSDSNRSAKARSKRR, from the coding sequence ATGCACCACCGCCTGACCGACTGGCTGCTGCTCCTCGCGCTCACCGCGCTCTGGGGCTCGGCCTTCGCGCTCACCGGGATCGGCATCGAGGCACTGCCGGTTCAGCTGGTGGTCGCCGCCCGACTGCTGATCGCTTGCGCCCTGCTGCTGCCGACAGCGCTGCTGTTCGCCCGCCGTCCGGCGCACAGCGCACGGCTGTGGGGCGCCTATGTGCTGATCGCGCTGTTCGGCAACGCCCTGCCCTATTCGCTGGTGACCTGGGGACAGCAGACGATCGCCAGCGCCCAGGCCGGTATCCTGATGGCGACGATGCCGCTTGCCACCCTCGGCATGGCGCACTATCTCGTGCCCGGCGAGCGCATGACCCGACACCGTGCCGGCGGCTTCCTCGTCGGATTCTGTGGGGTTGCAGTGCTGATTGGACCGGCGGCCTGGGGCGATGTCGACCCGGCGCGACTGCCGGCGATGGGGGTGATCCTGCTCGGCGTCTGCTGCTATGCCGTGGCCGCCATCCTGGCGCGACTGCGGCCACCGAGCGACGCCCTCTACAGCGCCGCGGCGACCACCACCCTGGCGACCCTGATGTTGCTGCCGACACTGCTCGCGCTGCCGGCGACACCGACCGCGCGCGCGCCCGAGGGGCGCCACCTGCTGGCGCTGCTCGCCCTCGGCGGCGGTTCGACTGCGCTCGCAGCGATCCTCTACATGCAGCTGGTCAAGCGCGCCGGCGCGGCCTTCGTCTCCCAGCTCAACTATCTGATCCCGCTGTGGGCGCTGGGGGTCGGGGTGGGACTGCTCGGCGAGCCGCTCGCCTCCCGCCACCTGCTCGCCCTGGCGCTGATCCTCGGCGGCATGGCGCTGGCGCGCCGCGAGCGCGGCGCCGGAGCGGATCAGATCGGGTCGGACTCGAACAGATCGGCGAAGGCGCGATCGAAGCGGCGATAG
- a CDS encoding glycerate kinase type-2 family protein: MTDDQRLLIDCFMAAIAAVGGTRAVTRALEARAPPHPVELFAIGKAAAAMARGACDTLGAEAITGGLLITKPGHVDPADFPRLDCRCGGHPLPDAGSLAAGQALIARLAALPAGVEPLFLISGGASSLVEVPVAGVDLDTLVRVNDWLLASGQSIATMNLVRKALSRIKAGGLLAACPAWRTPRVLAISDVPGDDPGVIGSGLLVPEPELAARCSGLRGLPDWLDRLVRHGLAVRRAPTGPGPEIELVATAAHARAAALAHARTLGLATWPQLQPLAGDAAVAGQRLAERLGTTAPPGLYLWSGETTVTLPPRPGRGGRNQHLALAAAIALDGRDDVTLLSAGSDGSDGPTEDAGALIDGTSCARARRLGRDPAEHLIGADAGSLFAATGELLRTGPTDTNVMDLVLALRR; encoded by the coding sequence ATGACCGACGACCAGCGCCTGCTCATCGACTGCTTCATGGCGGCGATCGCAGCCGTCGGCGGCACCCGGGCGGTCACCCGCGCACTGGAGGCGCGCGCGCCGCCTCACCCGGTCGAGCTGTTCGCCATCGGCAAGGCCGCAGCCGCCATGGCCCGAGGCGCCTGTGACACCCTCGGCGCCGAGGCGATCACCGGCGGTCTGCTGATCACCAAGCCCGGACACGTCGACCCGGCCGACTTCCCCCGACTCGATTGCCGTTGCGGCGGCCACCCGCTGCCCGATGCCGGCAGCCTCGCTGCCGGTCAGGCGCTGATCGCGCGGCTCGCCGCGCTGCCCGCCGGGGTCGAGCCACTCTTTCTGATCTCCGGCGGGGCCTCGAGCCTGGTCGAGGTACCGGTCGCCGGGGTCGATCTCGATACCCTGGTGCGGGTCAACGACTGGCTGCTCGCCAGCGGCCAGTCGATCGCGACGATGAATCTGGTGCGCAAGGCGCTCTCGCGGATCAAGGCCGGCGGCCTGCTCGCCGCCTGTCCGGCGTGGCGGACACCCCGGGTGCTGGCGATCTCCGACGTCCCCGGCGACGACCCCGGGGTGATCGGCTCCGGGCTCTTGGTGCCCGAACCGGAGCTGGCGGCCCGCTGCAGCGGGCTGCGCGGGCTGCCCGACTGGCTCGATCGGCTGGTTCGCCACGGACTCGCCGTGCGCCGCGCGCCCACCGGTCCCGGCCCGGAGATCGAGCTGGTGGCCACCGCCGCCCACGCCCGCGCCGCCGCGCTCGCACACGCCCGCACACTCGGGCTCGCGACCTGGCCGCAGCTCCAGCCGCTCGCCGGGGACGCCGCCGTCGCCGGGCAGCGCCTCGCCGAACGGCTCGGGACCACGGCCCCGCCGGGGCTCTATCTGTGGAGCGGCGAGACCACGGTCACGCTGCCGCCCCGCCCCGGACGCGGCGGTCGCAACCAGCACCTCGCGCTAGCCGCGGCCATCGCCCTCGACGGCCGCGACGACGTCACCCTGCTCAGCGCCGGGAGCGACGGCAGCGACGGGCCCACCGAGGACGCCGGGGCGCTGATCGACGGGACGAGCTGCGCGCGAGCACGCCGGCTCGGGCGCGACCCCGCCGAGCACCTCATCGGCGCCGACGCCGGCAGCCTGTTCGCCGCCACCGGCGAGCTGCTGCGCACCGGCCCCACCGATACCAATGTCATGGACCTGGTGCTGGCACTCAGGCGCTGA
- a CDS encoding RuBisCO large subunit C-terminal-like domain-containing protein — protein sequence MQDSTRLALSGERLTATYHLRASAAEAEAEARARAICVEQTVEFPPELIAEVAIHDQVIGEVRALRALAPGRFELVVAYPVEAAGAELTQLINLLFGNISIQPGVRLVDLELPPGLAAGYRGPRFGREGLRACCGDPARPLLCTALKPMGRSPAELAELAYRLARGGIDLIKDDHGLTDQSFCRFEPRVRLCAEAVARANRECGGHTRYLPNVTAPAGELRARARLARAAGAGGLLVCPGLVGFDAMRALADDDALGLPILAHPAFQGAHCASPDGGLAHAVLYGLFNRLAGADATIFPSWGGRFAYTAEECRALVAGASRPFAGLRPILPVPAGGMRLDRVGELLEFYGRDAILLIGGDLHRGDLSANCARFVAAATA from the coding sequence ATGCAGGACAGCACCCGGCTCGCGCTGAGCGGCGAGCGACTGACTGCCACCTATCACCTGCGCGCGAGCGCCGCCGAGGCCGAGGCCGAGGCGCGGGCGCGGGCGATCTGTGTCGAGCAGACCGTCGAGTTTCCCCCCGAGCTGATCGCCGAGGTCGCGATCCACGACCAGGTGATCGGCGAGGTGCGCGCGCTGCGCGCGCTCGCGCCGGGGCGCTTCGAGCTGGTGGTGGCCTATCCGGTGGAGGCGGCAGGGGCCGAGCTGACCCAGCTGATCAACCTGCTGTTCGGCAACATCAGCATCCAGCCCGGGGTGCGGCTGGTCGATCTCGAGTTGCCGCCGGGGCTCGCCGCCGGCTATCGCGGTCCGCGCTTCGGGCGCGAGGGGCTGCGCGCCTGTTGCGGCGATCCGGCGCGCCCGCTGCTCTGCACCGCGCTCAAGCCGATGGGGCGCTCGCCCGCCGAGCTGGCCGAGCTGGCTTACCGGCTGGCGCGTGGCGGTATCGACTTGATCAAGGACGACCACGGGCTCACCGATCAGTCCTTCTGCCGCTTCGAGCCCCGGGTGCGACTGTGCGCCGAGGCGGTGGCGCGTGCCAACCGCGAGTGCGGCGGTCACACTCGCTATCTGCCCAATGTCACCGCCCCGGCCGGCGAGCTGAGGGCGCGTGCGCGGCTGGCACGCGCGGCCGGTGCCGGCGGGTTGCTGGTCTGTCCCGGGCTGGTCGGGTTCGATGCCATGCGCGCGCTGGCCGATGACGATGCCCTGGGGCTGCCGATCCTCGCCCATCCGGCCTTCCAGGGCGCGCACTGCGCCAGCCCCGACGGCGGGCTCGCGCACGCTGTGCTCTATGGTCTGTTCAATCGTCTGGCCGGGGCCGACGCGACCATCTTCCCGAGCTGGGGCGGGCGCTTTGCCTATACCGCGGAGGAATGTCGCGCGCTGGTCGCCGGGGCCAGCCGCCCCTTCGCCGGGCTGCGTCCGATCCTGCCGGTCCCGGCCGGCGGGATGCGGCTCGATCGGGTCGGCGAACTACTCGAATTCTATGGTCGCGACGCCATTCTCCTGATCGGGGGCGATCTGCATCGCGGAGACCTGAGCGCCAACTGCGCCAGGTTCGTCGCCGCCGCGACGGCCTGA
- a CDS encoding transketolase family protein, with protein MEIVQRPHRDNLVRWAEQRPEVLVLSADLTSSCEADGFRDVYPERFFSMGMAEQNMMGFAAGLAREGFFPYVHTFAVFVSRRPFDQVAMSIAYPNLPVRLIGFLPGITTPGGVTHQAVDDIGLMRLLPNMTVLECGDATEVEQVLDLAQAVPGPVYVRMLRGEVPRLFDPAEPMVLGRARLLGEGEDLIVLSSGICTEEALRATGALRAHGLSVGHLHVSTLKPFDDPRVRAALASARLGVITLENHSIVGGLGSAVAELMAERGIGARLIRLGLRDTYAHGASRQYLMREYGLDAMALVRAAERLVGEPLGIDEDALAAVRLETMGRAERTEDL; from the coding sequence ATGGAGATCGTGCAGCGGCCGCACCGCGACAACCTGGTGCGCTGGGCCGAGCAGCGCCCCGAGGTGCTGGTGCTCTCGGCCGACCTGACCAGCTCGTGCGAGGCCGACGGCTTCCGCGACGTCTATCCCGAGCGCTTCTTCTCGATGGGCATGGCCGAGCAGAACATGATGGGCTTCGCCGCCGGGTTGGCGCGCGAGGGCTTCTTCCCCTATGTCCACACCTTCGCGGTCTTCGTCTCGCGCCGCCCCTTCGACCAGGTGGCGATGTCGATCGCCTACCCGAACCTGCCGGTGCGACTGATCGGCTTCCTGCCGGGGATCACCACCCCGGGCGGCGTCACCCACCAGGCGGTCGACGACATCGGGCTGATGCGTCTGCTGCCGAACATGACGGTGCTCGAGTGCGGGGACGCCACCGAGGTCGAGCAGGTGCTCGACCTCGCCCAGGCGGTGCCGGGGCCGGTCTACGTGCGCATGCTGCGCGGCGAGGTGCCGCGGCTGTTCGACCCCGCCGAGCCGATGGTGCTGGGGCGGGCGCGGTTGCTCGGCGAGGGCGAGGACCTGATCGTGCTCTCCTCCGGGATCTGCACCGAGGAAGCGCTGCGCGCCACCGGCGCGCTGCGCGCCCACGGCCTCTCGGTCGGTCATCTGCACGTCTCCACCCTCAAGCCGTTCGACGATCCCCGGGTGCGCGCGGCGCTCGCCAGCGCCCGGCTCGGGGTCATCACCCTGGAGAACCACAGCATCGTCGGCGGGCTCGGCTCGGCGGTGGCCGAACTCATGGCCGAGCGCGGCATCGGCGCCCGGCTGATCCGTCTCGGGCTGCGCGACACCTATGCCCACGGCGCCAGTCGTCAGTACCTGATGCGCGAGTACGGGCTTGACGCCATGGCCCTGGTGCGCGCCGCCGAGCGGCTGGTCGGCGAGCCGCTGGGGATCGACGAGGACGCGCTCGCTGCGGTGCGCCTTGAGACCATGGGGCGCGCCGAGCGGACCGAGGACCTCTGA
- the tsaB gene encoding tRNA (adenosine(37)-N6)-threonylcarbamoyltransferase complex dimerization subunit type 1 TsaB, whose amino-acid sequence MKLLAIDTSGETCSAALLQDGTLTQRLETAPRRHAELILPMMQQLVDEAGLRLADLDALAFARGPGSFTGVRIAASVIQGVAFGVDQPVIPVSTLAAIAQGAYRRSGQTRLLVALDARMDEVYWGAFEINEAGLAEARDSERVCAPEAVPVPEGDGWYGVGPGWTVYQSRLRPQIGAALAGILEEGVCEARDLAVLAEAEHRLGHEVAPELAIPVYLRDQVTRKG is encoded by the coding sequence ATGAAGCTCCTCGCGATCGACACCTCAGGTGAGACCTGTTCAGCCGCCCTGCTGCAGGACGGGACCCTGACCCAGCGCCTCGAGACCGCCCCCAGACGCCACGCCGAACTCATCCTGCCGATGATGCAGCAGCTCGTCGACGAGGCCGGACTGCGGCTCGCCGATCTCGACGCGCTCGCCTTCGCGCGTGGACCGGGGTCCTTCACCGGGGTGCGGATCGCCGCCTCGGTGATCCAGGGCGTGGCCTTCGGCGTCGACCAGCCGGTGATCCCGGTCTCGACCCTGGCGGCGATCGCCCAGGGCGCCTACCGCCGCAGCGGTCAGACCCGGCTGCTGGTGGCGCTCGACGCGCGCATGGACGAGGTCTACTGGGGGGCCTTCGAGATCAACGAGGCCGGGCTGGCCGAGGCGCGCGACAGCGAGCGTGTCTGTGCCCCCGAGGCGGTACCAGTGCCGGAGGGCGATGGCTGGTACGGGGTCGGTCCCGGCTGGACGGTCTATCAGTCACGGCTGCGCCCGCAGATCGGCGCGGCGCTCGCCGGGATCCTCGAGGAAGGGGTCTGCGAGGCGCGCGACCTGGCGGTGCTCGCCGAGGCCGAGCACCGGCTCGGTCACGAGGTGGCGCCGGAGCTGGCCATCCCCGTCTATCTGCGCGATCAGGTCACCCGCAAGGGCTGA
- a CDS encoding GNAT family N-acetyltransferase, with the protein MAPVLETARLRLRQWHGRDLAPFAALNADPRVMAWLPRPLSRAESTAMAARCRRLIAVQGWGFWAVERRAEGAFLGLVGLHRCGAELPFAPAVEIGWRLAHHAWGQGYAGEAARAALGFGFTRLGLDEIVAFTSLHNQRSLALMARLGMRADPQPFAYPALPPGHRLRAHRLCRLGRADWHGTAASAPERDHRGGIG; encoded by the coding sequence GTGGCGCCCGTGCTCGAGACCGCGCGGCTGCGGCTGCGTCAGTGGCACGGGCGCGACCTCGCTCCCTTCGCCGCGCTCAACGCCGATCCTCGGGTGATGGCCTGGCTGCCGCGTCCGCTCAGTCGCGCCGAGAGCACGGCCATGGCGGCGCGCTGCCGGCGCTTGATCGCCGTCCAGGGCTGGGGCTTCTGGGCCGTGGAGAGGCGCGCCGAGGGTGCCTTCCTGGGGCTCGTCGGGCTGCATCGCTGCGGCGCGGAGCTACCCTTCGCCCCCGCCGTCGAGATCGGCTGGCGTCTGGCCCATCATGCCTGGGGTCAGGGCTACGCCGGTGAGGCGGCGCGCGCAGCGCTGGGCTTCGGCTTCACCCGTCTCGGGCTCGACGAGATCGTCGCCTTCACCAGTCTCCACAACCAGCGCTCGCTGGCGCTGATGGCGCGTCTCGGCATGCGCGCCGATCCCCAACCCTTCGCGTATCCGGCGCTGCCGCCGGGACACCGCCTGCGCGCACACCGACTGTGCCGTCTGGGGCGCGCCGACTGGCACGGCACGGCGGCGTCTGCCCCGGAGCGCGACCATCGGGGCGGGATCGGCTAG
- a CDS encoding SDR family oxidoreductase, producing the protein MKVAIIGGTGFIGTHLIDHLLAAGHVPRLLVRPGSESKVERGAECELVPGTLAERAALDACVRGADAVIYLIGILREFPARGITFEGLQHQGVVDTIAAARAAGVGRFLLMSANGVRPDGTTYQRTKFAAEEALKASGLTWTIFRPSVVFGDPRGRMEFCSQLNKDIIGAPIPAPLFYDGLLPQQAGAFELAPVHIDDVARAFTLALGEPRTESQTYSLCGPQRLSWKAILGTIAAAVGKQKAMVPAPVFAVRAMAGLFDRYPWFPISRDQIQMLLESNVCSENDSFARLGLTPTPFNVDQLGYLKD; encoded by the coding sequence ATGAAGGTTGCAATCATTGGCGGGACCGGCTTTATCGGTACCCATTTGATCGATCATCTGCTCGCCGCCGGTCATGTGCCCCGGCTGTTGGTGCGCCCGGGCAGCGAGTCCAAGGTCGAGCGTGGCGCCGAGTGCGAGCTGGTGCCCGGCACCCTGGCCGAGCGCGCCGCGCTCGATGCCTGCGTGCGCGGCGCCGATGCGGTGATCTATCTGATCGGCATCCTGCGCGAGTTCCCGGCGCGTGGCATCACTTTCGAGGGGCTGCAGCACCAAGGCGTGGTCGACACCATTGCCGCGGCGCGCGCCGCCGGCGTGGGGCGTTTCCTGCTCATGAGCGCCAATGGGGTGCGACCCGATGGTACGACCTATCAACGTACCAAGTTCGCCGCCGAGGAGGCGCTCAAGGCTTCTGGGCTGACCTGGACCATCTTCCGTCCCTCGGTGGTCTTCGGCGATCCACGCGGGCGCATGGAGTTCTGCTCACAGCTCAACAAGGACATCATCGGCGCGCCGATCCCGGCGCCGCTGTTCTACGACGGGCTGCTGCCGCAGCAGGCCGGGGCCTTCGAGCTGGCGCCGGTGCATATCGACGACGTCGCCCGCGCCTTCACCCTGGCACTCGGCGAGCCGCGCACCGAGTCCCAGACCTACAGCCTGTGTGGCCCGCAGCGGTTGAGCTGGAAGGCGATCCTCGGCACCATCGCCGCGGCCGTCGGCAAGCAGAAGGCGATGGTCCCGGCGCCGGTGTTTGCAGTCCGGGCGATGGCCGGGCTGTTCGATCGCTATCCCTGGTTCCCGATCAGTCGCGACCAGATCCAGATGCTGCTCGAGAGCAACGTCTGTAGCGAGAACGACAGCTTCGCCCGGCTCGGTTTGACCCCGACCCCGTTCAACGTCGACCAGCTCGGTTATCTCAAGGACTAA
- a CDS encoding HPF/RaiA family ribosome-associated protein, protein MSIKIGGDTLALDADIRRQIESEAKKLEDRFTDERIETQATIKEEFDRLHGHRVRCELRIKLAQGRQLVVRDASKTAVEAITGVFGAARRSVRRVRWQGVLERAPAGQSGEHAPEMAGH, encoded by the coding sequence ATGTCCATTAAGATAGGCGGCGACACCCTCGCGCTCGATGCGGATATTCGTCGCCAGATAGAATCCGAGGCCAAGAAGCTCGAGGATCGCTTCACCGATGAGCGGATCGAGACGCAGGCCACCATCAAGGAGGAGTTCGACCGCTTGCACGGTCACCGTGTGCGCTGCGAACTCCGCATCAAACTCGCGCAGGGCCGCCAGCTGGTGGTGCGCGATGCCAGCAAGACCGCCGTCGAGGCGATCACCGGGGTGTTCGGCGCGGCGCGCCGCAGCGTGCGGCGGGTGCGCTGGCAGGGTGTGCTCGAGCGCGCCCCGGCCGGTCAGTCCGGCGAGCACGCCCCCGAGATGGCCGGTCACTGA
- a CDS encoding GumC family protein has protein sequence MIRWFPSRSARTHPLLGRRALVFALASVLCLSLALGIVYGREPVYRASASVLTVKPKAVDAPSATADPEHVMIQRRLLLGESLLGRLAIDLAEAGVASDVAALRARLAVEPIPETNLLELRAEGGDPERLAVIVNHWVRAYERLRAEQVSASAGRTTAELEEEQARLERRIESARAELETFAAEHDIVGIERAESRALAELEDLNDALGKARNREVEALARLRALDEAVARGERLIPREQQNDIARLQRYVERGRDRLDQLHARYTQAYIDRDPALRDLPGEQAALEQSLERALLVARITVRDEARQELEAARETVALLEDDLDRQQRAVQTFSRHFTTFEGLREGLDGLETRFAENAQRLAEIALRDFEQYPPIQVVEWAYAPSAPIRPDYARDLPIALAAALLAALFLTWLTDYLGERSGAPRVSYLGVRIEGGEDADGVRLVESAAPVPDDGAGQSAALEAPRARAAVIDLPRLPRLLEPAEIELLLRDVDTEVRGHCALLLSGVKPAELMLLDRDCFDPVAGTVSVPGAGRRELALAPGAWGWLEPLLDGLRRGIGPLAAERLDRALGKAAGASMLRERRGVDAQALWHSYLVYLAHQGAGFEWLQHRVGPLAPELRSALRKFMVAGQRGEAIDWVYPVLRD, from the coding sequence GTGATACGCTGGTTCCCGAGCCGCTCGGCTCGAACACATCCGCTGCTCGGTCGGCGCGCCCTGGTCTTCGCCCTGGCCAGCGTCCTCTGTCTGTCGCTGGCGCTGGGTATCGTCTACGGGCGCGAGCCGGTCTATCGCGCCAGCGCCTCGGTGCTCACGGTCAAGCCCAAGGCGGTCGATGCCCCGAGCGCCACCGCCGACCCCGAGCACGTGATGATCCAACGTCGGTTGCTGCTCGGCGAGTCGCTGCTCGGTCGGCTCGCCATCGATCTGGCCGAGGCCGGGGTGGCGAGCGATGTGGCGGCATTGCGCGCGCGGCTCGCCGTCGAGCCGATCCCCGAGACCAATCTGCTTGAGCTACGCGCCGAGGGTGGCGACCCGGAGCGTCTGGCGGTGATCGTCAATCACTGGGTGCGGGCCTATGAGCGGCTGCGTGCCGAGCAGGTCTCGGCCAGCGCCGGGCGCACCACCGCCGAACTCGAAGAGGAGCAGGCGCGACTGGAGCGACGCATCGAGTCGGCGCGCGCCGAACTCGAGACCTTCGCCGCCGAGCACGACATCGTCGGCATCGAGCGCGCCGAGAGTCGCGCGCTCGCCGAACTCGAGGATCTCAACGATGCGCTCGGCAAGGCGCGCAATCGCGAGGTCGAGGCACTCGCCCGGCTGCGCGCGCTCGACGAGGCGGTGGCGCGCGGCGAACGACTGATCCCGCGCGAGCAGCAGAACGACATCGCCCGGTTGCAGCGCTATGTCGAACGTGGCCGCGATCGACTCGACCAGCTCCATGCCCGCTACACCCAGGCCTATATCGATCGCGACCCGGCGCTGCGTGACCTGCCCGGCGAGCAGGCGGCGCTCGAGCAGTCGCTGGAGCGTGCGCTGTTGGTCGCGCGCATCACCGTCCGCGACGAGGCTCGCCAGGAGCTGGAGGCGGCGCGCGAGACCGTCGCTCTGCTCGAGGACGACCTCGATCGTCAGCAGCGCGCGGTGCAGACCTTCTCGCGGCATTTCACGACCTTCGAGGGGTTGCGCGAGGGGCTCGACGGGCTCGAGACGCGTTTTGCCGAGAACGCCCAGCGTCTCGCCGAGATCGCGCTGCGCGACTTCGAGCAGTATCCGCCGATCCAGGTGGTCGAGTGGGCCTATGCGCCGAGCGCGCCGATTCGTCCCGACTATGCCCGCGACCTGCCGATCGCACTCGCCGCCGCGCTCCTCGCCGCGCTCTTCCTGACCTGGTTGACCGACTATCTCGGCGAGCGCTCCGGGGCGCCGCGGGTCTCCTATCTCGGGGTGCGGATCGAGGGTGGCGAGGATGCTGACGGGGTACGCCTGGTCGAGTCCGCCGCGCCGGTGCCCGACGACGGCGCCGGGCAGTCGGCAGCGCTCGAGGCGCCGCGCGCGCGCGCGGCGGTGATCGATCTGCCGCGGTTGCCACGGCTGCTCGAGCCGGCCGAGATCGAGCTGCTGCTGCGCGATGTCGATACCGAGGTGCGTGGTCACTGCGCGCTCTTGCTCTCGGGGGTCAAGCCGGCGGAGCTGATGCTGCTCGATCGCGACTGCTTCGATCCGGTCGCGGGCACGGTCTCGGTGCCGGGCGCGGGACGGCGTGAGCTGGCGCTCGCGCCCGGGGCCTGGGGCTGGCTCGAGCCGCTGCTCGATGGCCTGAGACGCGGTATCGGGCCGCTCGCCGCCGAGCGCCTCGACCGCGCGCTGGGCAAGGCCGCCGGGGCCTCGATGTTGCGTGAGCGGCGCGGGGTCGACGCCCAGGCGCTGTGGCACAGTTATCTGGTCTATCTGGCGCACCAGGGCGCCGGTTTCGAGTGGTTGCAGCACCGGGTCGGTCCGCTGGCCCCGGAGCTGCGCTCGGCGTTGCGCAAGTTCATGGTCGCCGGTCAGCGTGGCGAGGCGATCGACTGGGTTTATCCGGTCTTGCGTGACTGA